One window of the Chelonoidis abingdonii isolate Lonesome George chromosome 3, CheloAbing_2.0, whole genome shotgun sequence genome contains the following:
- the NDUFAF7 gene encoding protein arginine methyltransferase NDUFAF7, mitochondrial isoform X2: MAQLPARRALLAAVLGVSWQQRLLGHHVVPAAWRRQCFSAGSKAEDSSQVTPMLKHLVFKIKSTGPITVAEYMREVLTNPVKGYYMHHDMLGERGDFVTSPEISQIFGELIGIWYVSEWMATGKPKTLQLVELGPEVSPKLSEIQALTLTGGKIQPELDVTSPVYMKGISKAGIPIFWYRELQDVPQGTSFYLAHEFFDALPIHKFQRTEKGWREMLIDIDPEAPDQLRFVLAPSTTPATEHFIQSKEVRDHVEVCPDAGILIQRLACRIQEDGGAALIADYGHNGNKTDTFRSFRSHELHDALIAPGTADLTADVDFSYLRTMTQGRVATLGPLKQHEFLKNMGIDVRLQVLLQNSSDKAMHKHLLQGYDMLMNPKKMGDRFHFFALLPHQRLAHSDQKVNLRHSKSLSATVAGFGELVWK; this comes from the exons ATGGCCCAGCTACCTGCACGGCGCGCTCTGCTCGCGGCTGTCCTCGGTGTCTCCTGGCAGCAGCGACTTCTCGGTCACCATG TTGTCCCGGCTGCATGGAGACGCCAGTGTTTCAGTGCCGGAAGCAAAGCAGAAGATAGCAGTCAGGTTACTCCAATGCTAAAGCATCTCGTGTTCAAAATAAAGTCAACTGGCCCTATTACAGTCGCTGAATATATGCGGGAAGTGCTAACTAATCCTGTGAAG GGTTACTATATGCACCATGATATGCTGGGAGAAAGAGGAGATTTTGTTACTTCACCTGAAATAAGTCAAATCTTTGGAGag TTGATAGGAATATGGTATGTTAGTGAATGGATGGCCACTGGCAAACCTAAAACTCTCCAACTGGTGGAACTAGGCCCAG AGGTGAGCCCCAAACTAAGTGAGATCCAAGCATTGACGCTGACAGGAGGGAAGATACAACCAGAGCTTGATGTTACTTCCCCTGTCTACATGAAAGGCATTAGCAAGGCTGGAATTCCAATCTTCTGGTACCGAGAGCTGCAAGATGTGCCACAAG gtacCAGCTTTTATTTAGCACATGAATTTTTTGATGCCTTGCCAATACATAAATTTCAG AGAACAGAAAAAGGATGGCGTGAAATGTTGATTGATATAGATCCAGAAGCTCCTGACCAACTGCGGTTTGTTCTGGCACCATCTACCACGCCTGCTACAGAACACTTCATACAG AGTAAAGAAGTAAGAGATCATGTGGAAGTATGTCCTGATGCTGGCATCCTCATTCAGAGACTTGCCTGTCGTATTCAAGAGGATGGGGGAGCTGCACTGATTGCTGATTATGGTCACAATGGAAATAAGACTGACACTTTCAGG AGTTTCCGCAGTCACGAACTTCATGATGCATTAATAGCTCCAGGGACAGCAGATCTGACAGCagatgttgacttcagctatctCCGAACCATGACACAGGGAAGAGTAGCCACGTTGGGACCGCTAAAGCAACATGAATTCTTAAAGAATATGGGCATTGATGTCCGGCTGCAG GTGCTATTGCAAAATTCAAGTGACAAGGCAATGCACAAACACTTGCTTCAAGGCTATGACATGTTAATGAATCCTAAGAAAATGGGAGACCGCTTTCATTTTTTTGCCCTGCTGCCTCATCAGAGACTTGCACATTCTGATCAGAAAGTGAATCTACGACACTCAAAATCTCTTTCTGCAACTGTTGCTGGATTTGGTGAACTTGTCTGGAAGTAA
- the NDUFAF7 gene encoding protein arginine methyltransferase NDUFAF7, mitochondrial isoform X1, whose amino-acid sequence MAQLPARRALLAAVLGVSWQQRLLGHHVVPAAWRRQCFSAGSKAEDSSQVTPMLKHLVFKIKSTGPITVAEYMREVLTNPVKGYYMHHDMLGERGDFVTSPEISQIFGELIGIWYVSEWMATGKPKTLQLVELGPGRGSLTDDILRVFNQLGSLLNKCDISIHLVEVSPKLSEIQALTLTGGKIQPELDVTSPVYMKGISKAGIPIFWYRELQDVPQGTSFYLAHEFFDALPIHKFQRTEKGWREMLIDIDPEAPDQLRFVLAPSTTPATEHFIQSKEVRDHVEVCPDAGILIQRLACRIQEDGGAALIADYGHNGNKTDTFRSFRSHELHDALIAPGTADLTADVDFSYLRTMTQGRVATLGPLKQHEFLKNMGIDVRLQVLLQNSSDKAMHKHLLQGYDMLMNPKKMGDRFHFFALLPHQRLAHSDQKVNLRHSKSLSATVAGFGELVWK is encoded by the exons ATGGCCCAGCTACCTGCACGGCGCGCTCTGCTCGCGGCTGTCCTCGGTGTCTCCTGGCAGCAGCGACTTCTCGGTCACCATG TTGTCCCGGCTGCATGGAGACGCCAGTGTTTCAGTGCCGGAAGCAAAGCAGAAGATAGCAGTCAGGTTACTCCAATGCTAAAGCATCTCGTGTTCAAAATAAAGTCAACTGGCCCTATTACAGTCGCTGAATATATGCGGGAAGTGCTAACTAATCCTGTGAAG GGTTACTATATGCACCATGATATGCTGGGAGAAAGAGGAGATTTTGTTACTTCACCTGAAATAAGTCAAATCTTTGGAGag TTGATAGGAATATGGTATGTTAGTGAATGGATGGCCACTGGCAAACCTAAAACTCTCCAACTGGTGGAACTAGGCCCAGGTAGGGGCTCTCTTACAGATGATATTTTGCGG GTCTTTAATCAGCTTGGCTCTTTACTCAATAAATGTGACATTTCTATTCATCTGGTAGAGGTGAGCCCCAAACTAAGTGAGATCCAAGCATTGACGCTGACAGGAGGGAAGATACAACCAGAGCTTGATGTTACTTCCCCTGTCTACATGAAAGGCATTAGCAAGGCTGGAATTCCAATCTTCTGGTACCGAGAGCTGCAAGATGTGCCACAAG gtacCAGCTTTTATTTAGCACATGAATTTTTTGATGCCTTGCCAATACATAAATTTCAG AGAACAGAAAAAGGATGGCGTGAAATGTTGATTGATATAGATCCAGAAGCTCCTGACCAACTGCGGTTTGTTCTGGCACCATCTACCACGCCTGCTACAGAACACTTCATACAG AGTAAAGAAGTAAGAGATCATGTGGAAGTATGTCCTGATGCTGGCATCCTCATTCAGAGACTTGCCTGTCGTATTCAAGAGGATGGGGGAGCTGCACTGATTGCTGATTATGGTCACAATGGAAATAAGACTGACACTTTCAGG AGTTTCCGCAGTCACGAACTTCATGATGCATTAATAGCTCCAGGGACAGCAGATCTGACAGCagatgttgacttcagctatctCCGAACCATGACACAGGGAAGAGTAGCCACGTTGGGACCGCTAAAGCAACATGAATTCTTAAAGAATATGGGCATTGATGTCCGGCTGCAG GTGCTATTGCAAAATTCAAGTGACAAGGCAATGCACAAACACTTGCTTCAAGGCTATGACATGTTAATGAATCCTAAGAAAATGGGAGACCGCTTTCATTTTTTTGCCCTGCTGCCTCATCAGAGACTTGCACATTCTGATCAGAAAGTGAATCTACGACACTCAAAATCTCTTTCTGCAACTGTTGCTGGATTTGGTGAACTTGTCTGGAAGTAA